TGTCCGAGGGCCGCCTGATGAACCTCGGCAACGCGACCGGGCACCCGTCGTTCGTGATGTCGAACTCGTTCACCAACCAGGCCATCGCGCAGATCGAACTGTTCGCCAAGCCCGGCGAGTACGCCACCGACGTCCACCGGCTGCCGAAGCACCTCGACGAAAAGGTGGCCCGGCTGCATCTCGACGCTCTCGGGGTGAAACTCACCAAGCTCTCGAAGGCGCAGGCCGAGTACATCGGCGTCGACGTCGAAGGTCCGTACAAGCTCGATCACTATCGGTACTGACCCGAAGTTGCTCCATTTGCCGCAGTTTGGCAGCACCGGAAACTGGCCATCCTCCCGACGAGAGCGCATCCGCCCGGACGGCACGGAGCCGGGCCGGGTCTCGTGCGAAGGAGTGTGTCAAGTGATTGTCCTCGGTGTGATTCTTCTGGTCATCGGGTTCATCGTGGGTATCCCGGTGCTTTACACCATCGGCATCATCCTCGCGGTGGCCGGCGTGGCACTGGCCATCCTCGGCGGCACCGGCCGCCGGATCGGTGGGCGTGCGCACTGGTACTGATCGGATACTCGCGAACGGCCTGGCACGGCGTCAGCAGCAATGCTCGCCGCGCCAGGCCGTTCGGCCTTCTTTCACCGCGACGAAGGCGATGACGAGGGCCACGAGCGGATCGGCCCACCACCAGCCCCAGAGGGTGTTGAGCAGCAATCCCGCCAGCAGGACCGCGGAAAGGTAAGAGCAGAGCAAAGTCTGCCGCGAATCCGCGACCGCGCTGGCGGATCCCAGCTCCCGCCCCGTCCGTCGTTGCGCGGCGGACAGGGTGGGCATCACGACGAGCGAAACCGCCGCGAGGACCACCCCGGTGACCGAGCTTTCCGGTGCCGCCGCGGTGAAAAACGTCCGCGCGGACTCCGCCGTCACGTAGGCGGCGAGCGCGAAGAACGAAAGCGCGATCAGCCGCAGTGCCCGCCGTTCGCGGGCTTCCGGGTCGCGACCCGAGAACTGCCACGCGACCGCGACCGCCGAAGCGACTTCGACCACCGAATCCAGGCCGAACCCGACCAGCGCGCCGGACGAAGCCGCGGTGCCGGCCGCCAGCGCGACGGCGGCCTCGACGACGTTGTAGGCGATGGTCGCCGTCACGAGCAGCCGGACCCGGCGCACCAGCACGGCCCGGCGGTCCGGGGTCACGGTGACCGGCGTGCAGCAGCCGTCGGAGCACCCGTCCGGCTCGGCGCCCGTCACGCGGGCTCGCATTCTTCCCGTGGTTCCACCGCCAGCACGACCTGGACCAGCTCGCGCAGCGCGTGGCCCAGGTGCGCGTCGGCGATCTCGTACCGCACCTGACGGCCCTCGTAGCCGGCCACGACGAGCCCGCAGCCCCGCAGGCACGAAAGGTGGTTCGAGACGTTCGAGCGGCTCAGCCCGAGCTCGCCGGCGAGCCGCCCGGGATAGGCGGGGCCGTCGAGCAGGGCGGTCAGGATCCGGCAGCGGGTCGGGTCGGAGAGGGCGCGCCCGATCCGGGCCAGCGCCGACTCCCGCGTCTCACAGGTCACCACGCGATGAACTGTACATCGATGACTGACGTATCCACACGGGACACCCCGGAAATTAAAGGGTCCTCCGGCTCCGAGGGGGAGGGAGAGCCGAAGGACCCCGTTAGTGTTAGCACATCGCCAAGCCCGTGTACACAGCTGCATACACGATCGTGTTACGTCCTTGACGTCTTTCTCACGCCGTGAAGGCCTCCCCGGCCGGCGCGCAGCCGGGCGGGAAGGCCTTCACGGATCCTGGCGGGAGGCTCAGGAAGCTTGGCGCAGCAACGGTTTTCCCGGCGCGGTGGCACAACCGCACCCGCTGCCGAGAGCCTGGCAGTCGACGATCAGCCCGTGCCGGACGCGGTCACCGTCCCCGCAGGACAGGTCGGTGCATTCGGCGAACCCGCCTTCGGGGTGCACCACGAGGGTGCCGTGGCAGTGATCGATCCCCGCGTCACAAGAAGCGCACTCCATGACCGGCCCGCCTTTCCGCGTTCGTGCCCGGTGTGCTCGCACTCCTTGGTACCACCGGGAGG
This genomic window from Amycolatopsis mongoliensis contains:
- a CDS encoding cation transporter, with protein sequence MRARVTGAEPDGCSDGCCTPVTVTPDRRAVLVRRVRLLVTATIAYNVVEAAVALAAGTAASSGALVGFGLDSVVEVASAVAVAWQFSGRDPEARERRALRLIALSFFALAAYVTAESARTFFTAAAPESSVTGVVLAAVSLVVMPTLSAAQRRTGRELGSASAVADSRQTLLCSYLSAVLLAGLLLNTLWGWWWADPLVALVIAFVAVKEGRTAWRGEHCC
- the cmtR gene encoding Cd(II)/Pb(II)-sensing metalloregulatory transcriptional regulator CmtR, coding for MVTCETRESALARIGRALSDPTRCRILTALLDGPAYPGRLAGELGLSRSNVSNHLSCLRGCGLVVAGYEGRQVRYEIADAHLGHALRELVQVVLAVEPREECEPA